The Trichocoleus sp. FACHB-46 genome contains a region encoding:
- a CDS encoding recombinase family protein, protein MAPRSNRKTVGYIRVSTEEQSHGRSLPHQTAQLETSGVDEIYSDVESGASSTRPGFVKLIEGITEGEIGTIKVSRWDRLTRNSNEFPMLKDILRDNKVKLIVLEQGGEQDLSTAAGELQADINVLFAAYERALVRDRVRGVMANRRLEKNAWTRPPLLYEIVDKQYVLSCEPCVCSLEDRPKNYLKYDENTPLKKLLRGQSKRDIAEEIVNSLIELRKYRSVLSRLHNRYTMSGDKNPYLTPGITIFSSSAGLKNWLQNPILRGHIAYLRNDSRWTKRDPDEWEIHFNTHVEHRLFDDEFYENELKPLLEANAKRCARTKVTSHLTNLIFCAECHSRCILKSGNAYKYYGCRHSGVSCTNRKCVRVDDIDEAIIFKLTERVRFISQAINQFESLSKSDTVRKLEAQVAWLESAPNFKTSYQIQKQRRELLEKIEKEKSNSNEIAKQMLCNPQAGKINFWYSLSENLREIFYEKLLDKVFIADEVVSVSLKV, encoded by the coding sequence ATGGCTCCCAGAAGCAATCGAAAAACAGTCGGATACATTCGGGTCTCTACAGAAGAACAAAGCCATGGAAGATCCCTGCCTCATCAAACAGCTCAGCTTGAGACTTCCGGTGTAGATGAAATCTACTCCGATGTTGAATCTGGTGCGAGTTCAACACGCCCTGGTTTTGTCAAGCTGATCGAGGGAATTACGGAAGGCGAAATTGGAACGATCAAGGTTAGTAGGTGGGATAGATTAACCAGAAACAGTAATGAGTTTCCAATGCTCAAAGACATCCTGCGCGATAACAAGGTCAAGCTGATAGTTTTGGAACAAGGAGGAGAGCAAGACCTATCTACTGCGGCGGGAGAGCTTCAGGCTGACATCAACGTTCTTTTTGCCGCCTATGAAAGAGCTCTGGTTCGAGACCGAGTTCGGGGTGTAATGGCAAACCGTAGGCTTGAGAAAAATGCCTGGACAAGACCGCCTCTGCTTTATGAGATTGTTGATAAGCAATATGTTTTGAGTTGTGAACCTTGTGTTTGTTCTTTAGAGGACAGACCTAAAAACTATCTTAAATATGATGAGAATACTCCTCTGAAAAAGCTCTTGAGAGGGCAAAGTAAACGAGATATTGCAGAAGAGATTGTTAACTCATTGATAGAACTTAGAAAATACAGATCTGTTCTAAGCCGTTTACATAACAGATACACTATGTCAGGTGATAAAAATCCCTATTTGACACCAGGTATCACTATTTTTAGCTCCAGCGCAGGCTTAAAAAATTGGCTGCAAAACCCGATTCTTAGAGGTCATATTGCTTACCTTAGGAATGATTCAAGATGGACTAAAAGAGATCCAGACGAATGGGAAATCCATTTTAATACACATGTAGAGCACAGACTTTTTGATGATGAATTTTATGAGAATGAGCTCAAACCATTATTGGAAGCGAACGCTAAAAGATGTGCAAGAACAAAGGTTACCTCACATTTAACTAACTTGATTTTTTGTGCTGAGTGTCATTCCAGGTGTATTCTCAAAAGTGGCAATGCATATAAATACTATGGCTGTCGCCACTCTGGGGTTTCCTGTACTAATAGGAAATGTGTCCGAGTGGATGATATTGATGAGGCAATTATATTTAAGTTAACTGAACGAGTTAGATTCATCTCTCAAGCCATCAACCAATTTGAGAGTTTATCCAAGTCAGATACAGTAAGAAAATTAGAGGCACAAGTAGCTTGGTTAGAAAGTGCTCCAAACTTTAAGACTAGCTATCAAATTCAAAAACAACGTCGGGAATTACTAGAAAAAATTGAAAAGGAGAAATCCAATTCTAATGAGATAGCTAAACAAATGCTTTGTAATCCTCAAGCTGGCAAAATCAACTTTTGGTACTCTCTATCGGAAAACTTGCGAGAAATATTTTATGAGAAACTCTTGGACAAAGTCTTCATTGCTGATGAAGTTGTCTCCGTGTCATTGAAGGTTTAG
- a CDS encoding helix-turn-helix transcriptional regulator, with the protein MKAELVALPMKIAITIELPELEKDLKTWRDAKGWSLNDLSRQITLEGKRMTSQNIQRIETSETKVVPYETLKTICDAMGLDLMPQIAEAIQKQILQSR; encoded by the coding sequence ATGAAAGCAGAGCTAGTCGCATTGCCCATGAAAATTGCCATCACAATTGAATTGCCAGAGCTGGAGAAAGATCTAAAGACTTGGCGCGACGCGAAGGGTTGGTCATTGAATGACCTGTCGCGGCAGATCACTCTAGAGGGTAAGCGGATGACCAGTCAGAATATCCAACGGATTGAAACCAGTGAAACCAAGGTCGTCCCCTATGAAACCCTCAAAACCATTTGTGATGCGATGGGACTTGACTTAATGCCACAAATTGCCGAGGCCATCCAAAAGCAAATTCTTCAAAGCCGCTGA
- a CDS encoding transposase: MYKLTSDLFREAAERFAVIEPGLLTHWPSKCKCPEPGIRFECQTCPYYKKLGQLVQQQIDPVGELGLATIRPVKHADPYTDQVKQQCIAMYQLGYSVNEIQELNGIPLRRTLRNWLRTSGLPGRSADFSEKEKQICIQLYLDGWTPREIEDQTDVSADTITDLVHAEGIARETRYPEAVKQQSLELYKEGKTAAQVAEITGVHPVTIYSWIAEAGLGGKQKRYSKATIDKCLRLYREGKSPKEISALTKVKAGTIRYWITKAGLIKVEDGDQVKVVTLLPPDPSQPVTRQSYERRPVGYWENFDNLKRELIALNEIRGQIGVMPTAQELQQMKRCDLQKAVSEFHGGYAAVAEKLGLIYGKKTYGYWLEFSNLEHELVAFIEHHGTPGVMPTKEEIQAVEPSLSWAIGQHGGFLQVAQRLNLKLSYSRKPRGYWRNLDNMKREILEVVEQLGQIEKTMPTHEELTRIGRKDLINAIASNGGWASVGKRIGLPYVRNYPNPNDY; the protein is encoded by the coding sequence ATGTATAAGCTTACTTCAGATCTGTTTAGGGAAGCAGCAGAACGATTTGCTGTGATTGAGCCAGGATTGCTAACGCATTGGCCATCTAAATGCAAGTGTCCTGAACCTGGCATACGGTTCGAATGCCAAACTTGTCCTTACTATAAGAAGTTAGGGCAGTTAGTTCAGCAGCAAATAGATCCAGTTGGAGAGTTAGGTTTAGCAACCATTCGTCCTGTCAAACACGCAGATCCCTACACTGACCAGGTGAAGCAGCAGTGCATAGCGATGTATCAGCTAGGCTACTCTGTGAATGAAATTCAAGAACTTAACGGAATCCCTCTACGTCGCACCCTCCGAAATTGGTTGCGGACTAGTGGTCTACCAGGTCGTTCAGCTGATTTCTCAGAAAAGGAGAAGCAGATTTGCATTCAGTTATATCTTGACGGTTGGACACCCCGAGAAATTGAAGATCAGACTGACGTCTCCGCAGATACTATTACCGATTTGGTACACGCTGAGGGCATTGCTAGAGAAACTCGGTATCCGGAAGCAGTTAAACAGCAGAGTTTAGAGCTTTACAAAGAAGGGAAAACTGCTGCTCAAGTCGCTGAGATTACAGGTGTACATCCCGTAACTATCTATTCGTGGATAGCAGAAGCTGGCCTGGGGGGAAAGCAGAAGCGTTACTCAAAGGCGACGATAGACAAGTGTTTGAGGCTTTATAGAGAAGGAAAGTCACCCAAAGAAATCAGCGCTCTAACCAAAGTTAAAGCAGGAACGATTCGGTATTGGATCACAAAGGCCGGTCTGATTAAGGTTGAGGATGGCGATCAGGTTAAGGTCGTAACTCTGCTGCCTCCAGATCCCTCTCAGCCGGTCACACGCCAATCCTATGAAAGGAGGCCAGTCGGTTACTGGGAGAATTTTGACAACCTAAAGCGGGAACTTATTGCTCTTAATGAAATACGTGGGCAGATTGGTGTGATGCCAACTGCCCAAGAACTGCAACAAATGAAGCGGTGCGATCTGCAAAAGGCTGTTTCTGAATTTCATGGTGGGTATGCAGCGGTTGCCGAAAAGCTTGGTTTGATTTATGGCAAAAAAACCTATGGTTATTGGCTGGAATTCTCTAATCTTGAGCATGAATTAGTTGCTTTCATTGAGCATCATGGTACTCCTGGGGTGATGCCAACAAAGGAAGAGATTCAAGCAGTAGAACCATCTTTGTCTTGGGCGATCGGACAACACGGAGGGTTCTTGCAGGTGGCCCAACGCTTGAACCTGAAACTCTCTTACAGCAGGAAGCCTCGGGGTTACTGGAGGAATCTGGACAATATGAAGCGAGAAATTCTGGAGGTGGTTGAACAATTAGGTCAGATAGAGAAGACCATGCCAACGCATGAGGAGCTCACTCGAATCGGGCGTAAGGATTTGATCAATGCAATTGCGAGTAATGGAGGCTGGGCTTCTGTTGGGAAGCGGATTGGCCTACCCTATGTTAGAAATTACCCCAACCCTAATGACTACTGA
- a CDS encoding response regulator, whose translation MSQRSLLLGQRILVVDDDIDTLFLLSVTLEEYGAEVTTATSVAEAIELFKELHPTLMISDIGLPFEDGFSLIRELRTLEVKRGWQVPAIALTGYAGKETRERALELGFQQYLTKPIFPDVLIEIIVQLLRLRE comes from the coding sequence ATGAGCCAGCGCTCACTGCTGCTGGGTCAACGAATCCTGGTGGTGGATGACGATATTGATACGCTCTTCTTGCTGAGCGTCACCCTCGAAGAGTACGGGGCAGAGGTCACTACTGCGACTTCAGTGGCAGAGGCGATCGAGCTGTTTAAGGAGTTACACCCCACCCTGATGATTAGTGACATTGGTCTCCCCTTTGAGGATGGTTTCTCCCTCATTCGAGAACTACGAACCTTGGAAGTGAAACGAGGGTGGCAGGTGCCTGCGATCGCTTTGACAGGGTATGCGGGGAAGGAGACGCGGGAGCGAGCTTTAGAGTTGGGCTTCCAGCAGTACCTAACCAAGCCAATCTTTCCAGACGTACTCATAGAAATTATCGTTCAGCTTCTGAGGCTGCGTGAGTAG